In one window of Henckelia pumila isolate YLH828 chromosome 1, ASM3356847v2, whole genome shotgun sequence DNA:
- the LOC140876432 gene encoding pumilio homolog 12-like, with the protein MFDKFGSTVILNLFKVCNEQQMDQLVSSVTADLHFLMLLCLNCNGSGAMMSFLSSLRTPKQKSDMICALKRLTPRIVYDDFGFTVVARCFDIFSPEQTQPILDLIADHFLDMATDESGCRLLMKVLGRKAFLLESHPSIISKIAADVSQLSRHRTGSCMVMYVIDVRMDNLVRDIVGQLSGDFALLSMHKH; encoded by the exons ATGTTCGATAAGTTTGGCTCCACAGTGATTCTGAACCTTTTCAAAGTCTGCAACGAGCAGCAGATGGACCAGTTGGTCTCTTCGGTTACTGCCGATCTCCATTTTCTCATGCTTTTGTGTCTCAACTGTAATGG GTCTGGCGCCATGATGAGCTTTCTCTCTTCTCTCAGAACACCGAAGCAAAAATCTGATATGATATGCGCCTTGAAACGCCTCACGCCACGGATTGTATACGACGATTTTGGTTTTACCGTCGTTGCCCGTTGCTTCGACATCTTCTCTCCAGAACAAACTcaa CCAATACTTGATTTGATAGCTGATCATTTTTTGGACATGGCCACCGACGAAAGCGGATGCAGACTTCTTATGAAAGTGCTCGGACGTAAAGCCTTTTTACTAGAAAGTCACCCGAGTATTATCTCAAAAATAGCAGCAGATGTATCTCAGCTGTCTCGACATAGAACTGG GAGCTGTATGGTGATGTATGTAATAGACGTCAGGATGGATAATTTGGTAAGAGACATTGTAGGTCAACTGAGTGGCGATTTCGCTCTCCTCTCGATGCACAAACATTGA
- the LOC140873911 gene encoding uncharacterized protein gives MGVKIVVYSDHAALRFLMEKKEAKTRLIRWILLLSEFDLEIKDKRGTKNRVEDHLSQLVHICGDPALDRGQYHALRVHGDKAAAAAKYCESLFKSPYRSPFAGDDLKLSLLCDIVGIIADDLNAGKKGKKYAAELVTTERNSEEAAGCRQNILCTAVAMQVIKDLTIQSLFDGFLRDCTMPY, from the exons ATGGGTGTTAAAATTgttgtttattctgatcatgcagctcttcgttttctgatggaGAAGAAAGAGGCCAAGACAAGGttaataagatggatactactcCTGAGCGAATTTGACTTGGAGATCAAGGATAAGAGAGGAACGAAGAATAGAGTGGAAGATCACTTGAGCCAGTTGGTCCATATTTGTGGGGACCCAG cttTGGACCGCGGGCAGTATCATGCTCTTCGTGTGCATGGCGACAAAGCTGCTGCCGCGGCTAAATATTGTGAGAGTTTGTTCAAGAGCCCGTATAGATCCCCCTTCGCTGGGGATGATTTGAAGTTGAGTCTTTTGTGTGATATTGTAGGGATCATTGCTGACGATCTTAATGCAGGAAAAAAG GGGAAAAAGTATGCCGCAGAGTTGGTAACCACGGAAAGGAATAGCGAAGAGGCTGCTGGCTGCAG GCAGAACATTCTTTGCACGGCGGTGGCTATGCAAGTGATCAAAGATCTGACGATTCAAAGTCTCTTTGACGGTTTTCTGCGAGATTGTACAATGCCTTATTAG